The sequence below is a genomic window from Sorangiineae bacterium MSr12523.
AACCCGAACCCCTGAAAAAAGGTTCGAAACCCATCGGCCCATCCCAATCGCTCCACGCGCTCCACGGTGCCCAACGTAGCCACCTTCACCGCGAAGGTAAGGTCGCCCGCAGCTTCCCCTTCTCGAAGACCCACATTTCGCCGGAATTTCCCTGCACCCAGACTTCATCCCGGGTCAGCGGCTGCGTCGCGATCACGGCGACGCGATCGCTCGGCGTCGTCACCTGCGAGAAGTCCACGCACAGGTCGTCGTCGGCCAAGGTGGCCTGCCGAAACGGTGCCTTGCGGATGATGTAACTCAGCTTGGTCGCGCAGCGCGCGTACAGATGGCGGCCGTCGCCGAGCAAAAAGTTGAACGTGCCCTCGCGACCAATGCGTCCGCCGAGCTCCGCCACCTTTTCCCAGAGCGCGTGCTGCGAGCGCGGATACCCCTCCGGAAAGGCCCGATCGAGCAAATGCAGCAGCGCGCAGAACGCGTACTCGCTGTCCGTGTCGCCGATGGGCCGGAATCGCCCGATGGGGTGCTTGCGCACGCCGCGCACAGTTCCATTGTGCGCGAACACCATGTGGCGGCCCCAGAGCTCGCGCACGAACGGGTGCGTGTTCTCGAGCGAGACCCGCCCGCGCGTCTTCTTGCGCACGTGGGCGATGGCCAGGAGCGTCTTGATTGGATTTTTGCGCACGAAGGTGGCCAGCGGCGAGTTGGCCGCGGCGGTGGG
It includes:
- a CDS encoding class II glutamine amidotransferase, giving the protein MCELLGMECNVPTDIVFSFSGLALRGGLKGPHADGWGLVLYEGKAVRSFLEPTAAANSPLATFVRKNPIKTLLAIAHVRKKTRGRVSLENTHPFVRELWGRHMVFAHNGTVRGVRKHPIGRFRPIGDTDSEYAFCALLHLLDRAFPEGYPRSQHALWEKVAELGGRIGREGTFNFLLGDGRHLYARCATKLSYIIRKAPFRQATLADDDLCVDFSQVTTPSDRVAVIATQPLTRDEVWVQGNSGEMWVFEKGKLRATLPSR